The following coding sequences are from one Triticum dicoccoides isolate Atlit2015 ecotype Zavitan chromosome 4A, WEW_v2.0, whole genome shotgun sequence window:
- the LOC119285808 gene encoding 2-carboxy-1,4-naphthoquinone phytyltransferase, chloroplastic-like isoform X2, with protein sequence MPLAGIALAPLLVSPHAPSSPRGSVAVSVEAARRRRALRRVRCSAAAASGGDGDAGELSRATLLWRAAKLPIYSVALVPLTVGTAAAYNHAGLFFTRRYFGLLAAAILVITWLNLSNDVYDSDTGADKNKKESVVNIVGSWAATQYAANVPLLFGFGGLFWAFTEAGDVRFITLVLCAILCGYVSQVF encoded by the exons ATGCCGCTCGCCGGCATTGCACTCGCGCCTCTCCTCGTCTCCCCTCACGCGCCTTCCTCTCCCCGTGGCAGCGTCGCCGTCTCTGTAGAGGCCGCGAGAAGGCGTCGCGCGCTACGGCGAGTGCGGTGCTCGGCCGCAGCGGCGTCCGGCGGAGACGGGGACGCCGGCGAGCTCTCACGCGCGACGCTGCTCTGGAGAGCGGCCAAGCTGCCCATCTACTCCGTGGCGCTCGTGCCACTCACC GTAGGCACTGCTGCTGCTTATAACCATGCGGGGCTGTTCTTTACCAGACGCTACTTTGGCCTCTTGGCTGCTGCTATCCTTGTGATCACCTGGCTCAATCTGAG CAATGACGTTTATGATTCAGATACTGGCGCTGATAAGAACAAGAAAGAATCTGTCGTCAACATTGTTGGCAG TTGGGCAGCGACACAATATGCTGCAAACGTTCCTCTTCTGTTCGGCTTTGGAGGGCTATTTTGGGCCTTTACAGAAGCAGGAGACGTCAGGTTCATCACTTTGGTTCTATGTGCAATCCTTTGTGGTTATGTTTCTCAG
- the LOC119285808 gene encoding 2-carboxy-1,4-naphthoquinone phytyltransferase, chloroplastic-like isoform X1 has product MPLAGIALAPLLVSPHAPSSPRGSVAVSVEAARRRRALRRVRCSAAAASGGDGDAGELSRATLLWRAAKLPIYSVALVPLTVGTAAAYNHAGLFFTRRYFGLLAAAILVITWLNLSSNDVYDSDTGADKNKKESVVNIVGSWAATQYAANVPLLFGFGGLFWAFTEAGDVRFITLVLCAILCGYVSQVF; this is encoded by the exons ATGCCGCTCGCCGGCATTGCACTCGCGCCTCTCCTCGTCTCCCCTCACGCGCCTTCCTCTCCCCGTGGCAGCGTCGCCGTCTCTGTAGAGGCCGCGAGAAGGCGTCGCGCGCTACGGCGAGTGCGGTGCTCGGCCGCAGCGGCGTCCGGCGGAGACGGGGACGCCGGCGAGCTCTCACGCGCGACGCTGCTCTGGAGAGCGGCCAAGCTGCCCATCTACTCCGTGGCGCTCGTGCCACTCACC GTAGGCACTGCTGCTGCTTATAACCATGCGGGGCTGTTCTTTACCAGACGCTACTTTGGCCTCTTGGCTGCTGCTATCCTTGTGATCACCTGGCTCAATCTGAG CAGCAATGACGTTTATGATTCAGATACTGGCGCTGATAAGAACAAGAAAGAATCTGTCGTCAACATTGTTGGCAG TTGGGCAGCGACACAATATGCTGCAAACGTTCCTCTTCTGTTCGGCTTTGGAGGGCTATTTTGGGCCTTTACAGAAGCAGGAGACGTCAGGTTCATCACTTTGGTTCTATGTGCAATCCTTTGTGGTTATGTTTCTCAG